A window of the Methyloprofundus sp. genome harbors these coding sequences:
- a CDS encoding MerR family transcriptional regulator, mercuric resistance operon regulatory protein, whose product MPLTIGKLARQANVTIETIRYYQRKGLLVEPDKPATGYRHYPTAAISRLRFIKRAQQAGFTLKEILELLSLDNEHCQDVQKLAEQKLQQIDNQLNDLKALRNALDDLVKGCQHDQSTQHCSLIDALSNQVDS is encoded by the coding sequence ATGCCGCTAACCATAGGTAAATTAGCCAGACAAGCCAATGTCACCATTGAAACCATCCGTTATTATCAACGCAAAGGTTTATTGGTGGAACCCGATAAACCAGCAACAGGTTACCGGCATTATCCAACTGCAGCCATTTCTCGACTTCGCTTTATAAAACGTGCTCAGCAAGCGGGTTTTACTTTAAAAGAAATTTTAGAATTATTGTCACTGGATAATGAACACTGCCAAGATGTACAAAAACTGGCCGAGCAAAAACTCCAGCAAATTGATAACCAGTTAAATGATCTAAAGGCACTGCGTAATGCCCTTGATGATCTGGTTAAAGGTTGTCAACACGATCAATCCACTCAGCACTGCTCCCTCATTGATGCGCTTTCTAATCAGGTAGACTCTTAA
- a CDS encoding mercuric reductase — MWTQQLKIDGMTCPSCAEGIEKKLNAQKGVEIKVSYPEGIGLLTVTAKASLESLIKQIEGKGYQVSELDKSQTSTTSPATTAANKGKQLHVAIIGTGSGAFACALKAVENGAKVTLIERKPIIGGTCVNIGCVPSKIMIRAAHIAHLQQDHAFEGIKKHKAIIDRKQLLSQQQDRVDELRAAKYESILDSNPNITLIKGDARFKDAGSLIVDHEHGDFTEIKADRFLIATGASSSIPPIPGLAESPYWTSTEALEAESLPEHLIVIGSSIVALELAQAYLRLGTKVTLLARSSILFREDPDIGAELHKILEAEGMTILTHTQAEAVSYKKGMLSAGKFTIKTTKGQTIEGDQLFIATGRPPNTGSLALDKAGVAMGKGGVITVDDHMRTNVEHIYAAGDCTNQPQFVYVAAAAGTRAAINMTGGDAAINLSAMPAVMFTEPQMATVGLTEAEAHHNNIETDSRLLSLENVPRALANFETRGFVKLVMEEGSGRLIGAQILAPEAGEMIQTAVLAIHNQMTIEALAGQLFPYLTMVEGIKLCAQTFNKDVKELSCCAG, encoded by the coding sequence ATGTGGACTCAACAGTTAAAAATTGATGGAATGACGTGTCCTAGCTGTGCCGAGGGTATCGAAAAGAAACTCAATGCACAAAAAGGTGTCGAGATAAAAGTCTCTTACCCAGAGGGGATAGGTCTTTTAACGGTAACAGCTAAAGCCAGCTTGGAGTCCTTAATCAAGCAGATTGAAGGTAAAGGTTATCAAGTATCAGAGCTGGATAAATCGCAAACGAGTACAACTAGCCCGGCAACGACTGCTGCAAATAAGGGTAAACAACTCCATGTAGCAATCATTGGCACAGGCTCCGGGGCTTTTGCCTGTGCGCTTAAAGCAGTAGAAAATGGAGCCAAAGTGACTTTGATAGAGCGCAAACCTATTATAGGTGGAACCTGCGTTAATATTGGTTGTGTACCCTCTAAAATCATGATTCGAGCTGCACATATTGCTCATTTACAACAAGATCATGCTTTTGAGGGAATTAAAAAGCATAAAGCTATTATTGACCGTAAGCAACTGCTTAGTCAGCAACAAGACAGAGTGGACGAGCTGAGAGCCGCTAAATATGAAAGTATTTTAGACTCTAACCCTAACATTACCCTGATCAAAGGGGATGCTCGATTTAAAGATGCTGGGTCATTGATCGTTGATCATGAACACGGTGATTTTACGGAAATAAAAGCAGACCGTTTTCTTATTGCGACGGGGGCATCTTCCAGTATTCCACCGATTCCGGGTTTGGCTGAATCCCCTTATTGGACATCCACCGAAGCGTTGGAAGCCGAGTCACTACCTGAACATTTGATTGTTATTGGCTCTTCGATTGTTGCCTTGGAACTAGCTCAGGCTTATTTAAGGCTGGGGACTAAAGTCACATTGTTGGCGCGTAGCTCAATATTGTTCAGAGAAGATCCTGATATCGGTGCCGAGTTACATAAAATTCTGGAAGCAGAAGGTATGACCATTCTTACGCATACCCAGGCAGAAGCTGTCTCATATAAAAAAGGTATGCTGTCAGCAGGCAAATTCACGATTAAAACCACTAAAGGTCAAACAATAGAAGGTGACCAATTATTTATTGCGACGGGGCGTCCTCCCAATACGGGCAGTCTAGCATTAGATAAAGCGGGGGTTGCGATGGGTAAAGGCGGTGTGATTACCGTTGATGATCATATGCGTACCAATGTTGAACATATATATGCCGCAGGCGACTGTACCAATCAACCCCAGTTCGTCTATGTCGCTGCCGCAGCGGGAACCCGTGCCGCGATTAATATGACCGGCGGGGATGCTGCGATTAATTTATCTGCTATGCCAGCGGTTATGTTTACTGAGCCGCAAATGGCGACTGTGGGTTTAACCGAAGCAGAAGCGCATCATAATAATATCGAAACCGATAGCCGCTTATTGTCTTTAGAAAATGTACCGCGAGCACTTGCCAACTTTGAAACCAGAGGTTTTGTTAAATTAGTGATGGAGGAGGGCAGTGGTCGTTTAATCGGTGCGCAAATACTGGCACCCGAAGCGGGGGAAATGATCCAGACCGCCGTATTAGCCATTCATAATCAAATGACGATTGAAGCACTCGCGGGGCAATTATTTCCTTATTTAACTATGGTAGAGGGCATTAAACTATGTGCTCAAACCTTTAATAAAGATGTGAAAGAACTTTCCTGTTGTGCGGGTTAA
- a CDS encoding curved DNA-binding protein translates to MEYKDYYKIMGVSKGATQDEIKRAYRKLARKYHPDVSKESNAEERFKEVGEAYEVLKDPEKRTAYDQLGANWKAGQQGFQPPPDWDAGFEFHGGGFTGKEAGGADFSDFFESLFGQRTGGAGQSSAYQACGENSHAKVFIDLEDAYQGATRNLSLRATQLDQNGHPQIKERTLSVKIPKGVKAGQNIRLQGQGSPGIGGGRSGDLYLEVEFNPHSIYKVDGRDVLLELPISPWEAALGGKIQAPTPTGKVELKIPPCTSSGKRMRLKGRGIPGKLPGDFYVVLEIALPDQLSDKEKSLYETLQKEASQFNPRIKLGV, encoded by the coding sequence ATGGAGTATAAAGACTATTATAAAATAATGGGAGTCAGTAAAGGAGCGACTCAGGACGAAATTAAACGTGCCTATCGTAAACTGGCACGTAAATATCACCCTGATGTGAGTAAGGAAAGCAATGCTGAAGAACGCTTTAAAGAAGTAGGCGAAGCTTATGAAGTGCTCAAAGATCCGGAAAAAAGAACCGCCTATGACCAATTAGGTGCTAACTGGAAAGCGGGGCAACAAGGTTTTCAACCCCCACCTGACTGGGATGCTGGTTTTGAATTTCATGGTGGTGGCTTTACGGGTAAAGAGGCGGGTGGAGCTGATTTTAGTGATTTTTTTGAAAGTCTGTTTGGTCAGCGTACGGGTGGGGCAGGTCAGAGTTCTGCTTACCAGGCGTGTGGTGAAAATAGTCACGCAAAAGTGTTTATTGACCTGGAAGATGCCTATCAAGGTGCAACGCGTAATCTGAGTCTGCGCGCAACCCAACTGGATCAAAACGGGCACCCGCAAATTAAAGAGCGAACACTGTCTGTTAAAATCCCCAAAGGCGTAAAAGCAGGACAAAATATTCGCCTGCAAGGGCAAGGTAGCCCTGGTATCGGAGGAGGGCGGTCGGGTGATTTATATCTGGAAGTTGAATTTAATCCGCATTCAATTTATAAGGTAGATGGTCGTGATGTGTTACTGGAGCTTCCGATTAGTCCTTGGGAGGCCGCATTGGGTGGTAAAATACAGGCCCCGACACCAACGGGTAAAGTGGAGCTTAAAATTCCACCTTGTACGTCTAGTGGCAAACGAATGCGCCTTAAAGGGCGAGGGATTCCGGGAAAATTACCTGGAGATTTTTATGTCGTATTGGAAATTGCTTTACCAGACCAGCTATCCGATAAGGAGAAATCTTTGTATGAAACCTTACAAAAGGAAGCTAGTCAATTTAATCCACGTATAAAATTGGGAGTTTAA
- a CDS encoding blue copper oxidase translates to MKILFTGMLLFLLNSVVAQANWQINLDILDHSLKKNNESLKLQLEIQSSDKSKADLYVAVQSPDSSLLFIQAPNLFSESVNFSTTPVAYATNISANQGVSGRVLTIPQLPANLPAGQYHLYAVITQAGADVFQQNLWQTPLAHDSFLYVNNANFLAIPQQLTGVINEQGQKVFDLTLQKGQKSFLPDTQTATYGINGHYLGPTLRVSRGDKLAFNISNQLDEPSTIHWHGAHIPAKMDGGPHQIIEQGSTWKPFFEIKQAAATLWYHPHLEGKTAEQVYKGLAGLIIIDDSVSDSLALPNRYGEDDIPMVVQDRRIADNGDMSSQLKNMTDVMGLRGKYMLVNGDITPTLESHAQVIRLRILNGSNARIYNFGFADNHEFYQIATDGGLLTRPVPLTRMHLAPGERAEILLDLRTDSGQYLLLQSFSAELSPLTLKNAMMRDALDMQTFDIMSIRVGQAGDNNLSIPATLTTIEQIPVENAVVNRPFVLQEGRMNNSMGDMGDMNNSMGGMGDMNNSMGGMGGMIGANNTETFANLSNMGMFRINDKVMDRERVDETIRLGDTEIWTISNEADMAHPFHIHDIQFLILDRNGQKPAPEEAGWKDTVLVFPDETVRVITRFEDFADPDVPYMYHCHILEHEDAGMMGQFVVIP, encoded by the coding sequence ATGAAAATATTATTTACAGGAATGCTGCTTTTTCTACTTAATTCAGTAGTAGCACAAGCGAATTGGCAAATTAACCTAGATATTCTAGATCATAGTCTAAAAAAAAATAATGAATCGCTCAAGCTTCAACTAGAAATTCAGTCTTCTGATAAGAGCAAAGCAGATCTTTATGTCGCTGTACAATCACCTGATTCCTCGCTACTTTTCATACAAGCCCCAAATCTGTTTTCAGAATCCGTCAACTTTTCTACGACTCCTGTGGCTTATGCGACTAACATAAGTGCTAATCAAGGGGTAAGTGGTCGTGTTTTGACAATCCCTCAACTACCAGCAAACCTACCTGCCGGACAGTATCATCTTTATGCCGTTATCACACAGGCTGGAGCGGATGTTTTTCAGCAAAACTTATGGCAAACACCTTTAGCCCATGACAGTTTTCTATATGTCAATAATGCTAATTTTTTAGCCATTCCTCAACAATTAACGGGGGTCATCAATGAGCAAGGACAAAAAGTTTTTGATTTAACTTTACAGAAAGGTCAAAAAAGTTTTTTACCCGATACACAAACGGCAACTTATGGTATTAATGGTCATTATTTAGGTCCTACATTACGTGTTTCCAGAGGAGACAAACTTGCTTTTAATATCAGTAACCAATTAGATGAACCATCGACCATTCACTGGCATGGTGCTCATATTCCTGCAAAAATGGATGGTGGACCACATCAAATTATTGAGCAGGGCAGTACCTGGAAGCCCTTTTTTGAAATAAAACAAGCCGCAGCAACTTTGTGGTATCACCCGCATTTAGAAGGTAAAACAGCTGAGCAAGTTTATAAGGGTCTGGCAGGTTTAATCATTATTGATGACAGTGTTAGTGACAGCCTAGCTTTACCTAATCGTTATGGAGAAGATGATATTCCTATGGTTGTACAAGATCGCCGTATCGCTGATAACGGCGACATGAGTAGTCAACTTAAGAATATGACGGATGTTATGGGCTTACGTGGCAAGTATATGTTAGTCAATGGTGACATAACACCAACGCTGGAAAGCCATGCTCAGGTCATCCGTTTACGTATTCTAAATGGCTCTAATGCACGAATTTATAATTTTGGGTTTGCAGATAATCATGAATTTTACCAAATTGCAACGGATGGTGGTCTATTGACCCGTCCGGTGCCGTTGACGCGCATGCATCTTGCGCCAGGAGAACGTGCAGAAATTTTACTTGATTTACGTACCGATAGTGGACAATATTTGTTGTTGCAAAGTTTTTCGGCTGAATTATCACCGTTGACCCTAAAAAACGCTATGATGCGTGATGCATTAGATATGCAAACCTTTGACATTATGAGTATTCGTGTCGGTCAAGCGGGGGATAATAATTTATCAATTCCAGCTACATTGACCACGATTGAGCAAATACCCGTTGAAAATGCTGTTGTTAATCGTCCATTTGTTTTGCAAGAAGGAAGAATGAATAATTCCATGGGAGATATGGGAGATATGAATAATTCCATGGGAGGTATGGGAGATATGAATAATTCCATGGGAGGTATGGGAGGTATGATAGGTGCTAATAACACTGAAACTTTTGCCAATTTAAGCAATATGGGCATGTTTCGTATCAATGATAAAGTAATGGATAGGGAGCGAGTTGATGAAACGATACGTTTAGGCGATACTGAAATCTGGACTATCAGTAATGAGGCAGATATGGCACATCCTTTTCATATTCATGATATTCAATTTTTGATTTTAGATAGAAATGGTCAAAAACCAGCACCTGAAGAAGCAGGCTGGAAAGATACGGTATTAGTTTTCCCGGATGAGACAGTGCGAGTTATTACCCGGTTTGAGGATTTTGCAGATCCCGATGTACCTTATATGTATCATTGCCACATATTAGAGCATGAGGATGCAGGTATGATGGGACAATTTGTTGTTATTCCTTAA
- a CDS encoding periplasmic mercuric ion binding protein: MKQIKILLLTFSLLSGFVALQTAQAKPSEQTQNSSQTVMLDVQNMTCAMCPITVKAALKKVDGVQSAKVDFDSKTANVTFNPKKTNIEALIKSTTNVGYPSSLRTDK; the protein is encoded by the coding sequence ATGAAACAGATTAAAATTTTATTACTCACATTCAGTTTATTATCAGGTTTTGTTGCGCTACAAACAGCTCAGGCTAAGCCTTCAGAACAGACACAGAATAGCAGTCAAACGGTGATGCTTGATGTGCAAAATATGACATGCGCTATGTGTCCCATTACTGTTAAAGCGGCATTAAAGAAAGTGGATGGGGTGCAGAGTGCCAAAGTGGACTTTGATAGTAAAACAGCAAATGTGACATTTAACCCTAAAAAAACCAATATAGAAGCTTTGATTAAATCGACCACCAATGTGGGGTACCCTTCCTCGCTGCGTACTGACAAATAA
- a CDS encoding Cu+-exporting ATPase: MDSHHCHHQHKKEPLQNKPEPVQLYSCPMHPEIQQNHSGDCPLCGMALEPVHYSLNASIQTEYSCPMHPEVVRNEPGDCPKCGMALEVRTITNDSENLELINMNRRFWVSLLLSFPVFVVAMVYDMAPYLIPESISLQKIQWFEFTLATPIVLWCGLPFFQRGWASIIHRSLNMFTLVSLGIGVAWVYSVIATFLPQLFPPVMQDSHGTVAVYFEAAAVITTLVLLGQVLELRARSQTSDAIKLLLGLAPKTARIHHDDGSEKDIPLEHVQAGDILRVRPGEKVPVDGVVIEGSSAVNESMVTGEPIPVEKFVDMPLIGATINGTGSLLMRAERVGSETLLAQIVHMVSDAQRSRAPIQKVVDTVAGYFVPAVLLIAVATLFVWWTWGPEPRLAHAIVNAVAVLIIACPCALGLATPMSIMVGTGRGASAGILIKNAEALEIMEKVDTLVVDKTGTLTEGKPQLTSVHTVNDFVEQDILRFAASLEQVSEHPLAAAIVKGMEAQGLSLMQVEAFNSLTGRGVTGLVKGQQIALGNAKLMAELSIDIEPLTEHVDVLRQQGQTVMLISVNNKAAGLISVADPIKKNSVKALQQLHKSGIKVVMLTGDNQITAQAVAQSLGIDQVYADVLPEQKAEVVKKLQQDGHIVAMAGDGINDAPALAQAHIGIAMGTGTDIAMESAGVTLVKGDLLGISKAHHLSQSTMRNIRQNLFFAFIYNSLGVPVAAGLLYPFFGILLSPMIAAAAMSFSSVSVISNALRLRRLSL; this comes from the coding sequence ATGGACTCGCACCACTGTCATCATCAACACAAAAAAGAGCCTTTGCAAAATAAGCCAGAACCTGTACAACTCTATAGTTGCCCCATGCACCCTGAAATACAACAAAATCACTCTGGGGATTGTCCTTTGTGTGGCATGGCTCTGGAACCAGTCCACTATTCATTAAATGCCTCGATTCAGACCGAATATAGTTGCCCCATGCATCCCGAAGTTGTTCGTAATGAACCTGGTGATTGCCCTAAGTGTGGTATGGCTTTAGAAGTACGCACTATTACAAACGATTCTGAAAATCTTGAATTAATTAATATGAATCGTCGTTTCTGGGTTAGTTTACTGCTCTCTTTTCCCGTGTTTGTCGTAGCCATGGTCTACGATATGGCACCTTATTTGATACCAGAAAGCATCTCCTTACAGAAAATACAGTGGTTTGAATTTACTCTGGCGACTCCCATAGTACTCTGGTGTGGTTTGCCTTTTTTCCAGCGTGGCTGGGCATCTATTATTCATCGTAGTTTAAATATGTTTACCCTAGTATCTTTAGGTATTGGTGTTGCCTGGGTTTACAGTGTTATTGCCACTTTCTTACCGCAACTATTTCCTCCTGTCATGCAGGATAGTCATGGCACTGTTGCCGTTTATTTTGAAGCAGCTGCGGTTATTACGACATTGGTTTTATTAGGGCAGGTTCTGGAATTACGGGCAAGAAGCCAGACCAGTGATGCTATTAAACTACTGCTTGGGTTAGCACCTAAAACAGCTCGGATACACCATGATGATGGTAGTGAAAAAGATATTCCACTGGAACATGTACAGGCAGGTGATATTTTACGTGTCCGCCCTGGTGAAAAAGTACCTGTAGATGGCGTAGTCATAGAGGGTAGCAGTGCAGTTAATGAATCCATGGTAACCGGCGAGCCTATTCCAGTAGAAAAATTTGTTGATATGCCTTTAATAGGCGCAACCATCAACGGCACGGGGAGCTTGCTAATGCGTGCAGAACGTGTGGGGAGTGAAACACTACTTGCTCAAATTGTCCATATGGTGAGTGATGCACAACGCAGTCGTGCGCCGATACAGAAGGTCGTTGATACCGTTGCTGGTTATTTTGTTCCTGCCGTGCTATTAATAGCCGTAGCGACGCTATTTGTTTGGTGGACCTGGGGGCCAGAACCACGTCTGGCCCACGCCATCGTTAATGCGGTTGCTGTATTGATTATCGCCTGTCCCTGCGCATTAGGTTTGGCAACACCCATGTCTATTATGGTAGGGACAGGCAGAGGTGCAAGTGCGGGTATCTTGATTAAAAATGCAGAAGCACTGGAAATCATGGAAAAAGTCGATACTCTGGTGGTTGATAAAACCGGAACATTAACGGAAGGTAAACCACAATTAACCTCAGTGCATACAGTCAATGATTTTGTGGAACAGGATATTTTACGTTTTGCCGCTAGCCTAGAACAAGTCAGCGAACATCCTTTGGCAGCAGCAATTGTTAAAGGTATGGAAGCACAAGGTTTATCGTTGATGCAGGTTGAGGCTTTTAATTCCCTCACCGGTAGAGGTGTGACAGGCTTAGTTAAAGGCCAACAAATTGCTCTGGGTAATGCAAAATTGATGGCCGAGTTAAGTATTGATATTGAGCCATTAACAGAGCATGTTGATGTTTTACGACAACAGGGACAAACTGTTATGCTAATTAGCGTTAATAACAAGGCCGCTGGCTTAATTAGCGTTGCTGACCCTATCAAGAAAAATAGTGTTAAAGCGTTGCAGCAGTTACATAAGAGTGGCATTAAAGTCGTGATGTTAACAGGTGATAATCAGATCACCGCGCAGGCTGTTGCTCAAAGTCTGGGTATAGATCAGGTTTATGCCGATGTATTGCCGGAACAAAAAGCGGAAGTTGTCAAAAAACTACAACAAGACGGACATATAGTTGCGATGGCAGGGGATGGCATTAATGATGCGCCGGCATTAGCACAAGCCCATATCGGTATTGCCATGGGGACAGGGACTGATATTGCTATGGAAAGTGCAGGGGTTACCTTGGTTAAAGGCGATTTGCTAGGTATTTCAAAAGCACATCACTTGAGCCAATCAACCATGCGCAATATTCGCCAAAACCTATTCTTTGCTTTTATTTATAATTCACTCGGTGTACCTGTAGCTGCCGGGCTGCTATACCCTTTCTTTGGTATTTTATTATCCCCGATGATTGCTGCGGCAGCGATGAGTTTTAGCTCGGTTTCTGTTATCAGCAATGCCTTGAGATTGCGCCGTTTATCCCTTTAA
- a CDS encoding mercuric ion transport protein — protein sequence MTQEQTTPKTTPWLGIGAVLAAIGASACCVGPLLLLSLGVGGAWMSTLTSMTAVRPIFFALTLLFIWLGFMKLYFPEQDCNEGDICTSIKVQRNQKIIFWIGSIAILLLLSFPWFAPYFM from the coding sequence ATGACACAAGAACAAACCACCCCAAAAACAACACCCTGGCTGGGTATCGGTGCTGTACTTGCAGCGATCGGTGCATCAGCTTGCTGTGTCGGCCCTTTACTACTGTTATCTTTAGGTGTAGGCGGAGCCTGGATGAGCACCTTAACGTCAATGACAGCGGTAAGGCCTATCTTTTTTGCACTCACCTTACTGTTTATCTGGTTGGGGTTTATGAAGCTGTATTTTCCCGAACAGGATTGCAATGAGGGTGATATTTGCACATCAATCAAAGTACAACGCAATCAAAAAATCATTTTCTGGATTGGCTCAATCGCTATTTTATTGTTATTGAGCTTTCCCTGGTTTGCCCCATATTTTATGTAA
- a CDS encoding two-component system, OmpR family, heavy metal sensor histidine kinase CusS, whose product MFSKSAKPTVQWSLTAKLVTLYVMTASTSLLVACGFLYWTLLSNIDHEHKELLSTELVELQSVLQQIPIDLALLQQLVREESKHANEVHTASFHPSSAHYSYFRVLNAQQQMIVETENMSSLFPMTIFSQLRVGLMPEPDTKIQTEDGRIFLLTTQTPPLNATMNSAWQVQAALNVTQDEFLLLQYQKMLGLVLVLGICFSTIAGFWITRKGLKPLDQITQAVQSININHLNQTLCAEKWPKELMLLATAFDEMLHRLDTSFARLSQFSADLAHELRTPINNLMGETEVALSRQRTFSEYQQILESNMEELNRINRMIEELLFLSRAESPETKIHCEKLVLVNELETIRVFYESLASDKNIKIRISGNAQIYADPLLLRRALNNLVANAIHYTEGGGEIVLFAKHVDDCTEVSVCDNGIGIEAKALPKIFDRFYRADKARTKNTQGTGLGLALVKSIMDLHQGFVTIHSKMGKGTTVILHFPARQPTH is encoded by the coding sequence ATGTTTTCGAAAAGCGCTAAACCAACTGTGCAGTGGTCTTTAACGGCTAAGTTAGTCACGCTTTATGTGATGACAGCGAGTACCAGCCTGTTAGTGGCTTGCGGTTTTCTTTACTGGACCTTGCTCAGTAATATTGATCATGAACATAAAGAATTACTATCTACTGAATTGGTAGAATTACAGTCAGTTCTACAGCAAATACCAATTGACCTAGCATTATTACAACAATTGGTCAGAGAAGAGTCTAAGCATGCAAATGAGGTGCATACGGCCTCCTTTCACCCTTCTTCCGCGCACTACTCTTATTTTCGTGTGCTTAATGCTCAACAACAAATGATTGTTGAAACAGAAAACATGTCCTCTTTATTTCCCATGACAATTTTTTCGCAATTGCGTGTGGGTCTCATGCCGGAACCAGATACAAAAATTCAAACAGAAGACGGTCGTATATTTTTATTAACCACTCAAACCCCGCCCTTAAACGCAACAATGAACAGTGCGTGGCAAGTTCAGGCAGCACTCAACGTAACACAAGATGAATTTCTACTGTTGCAATATCAAAAAATGCTGGGCCTGGTTCTGGTATTAGGCATTTGTTTTTCAACGATTGCTGGTTTCTGGATTACCAGGAAAGGCTTAAAACCCTTAGATCAAATTACGCAGGCAGTACAAAGCATTAATATCAATCACTTGAATCAAACACTTTGTGCTGAAAAATGGCCTAAAGAATTAATGCTGCTCGCAACAGCTTTTGATGAAATGCTGCATAGGCTAGATACCTCATTTGCCAGGTTATCACAATTTTCAGCGGATTTAGCTCATGAATTACGTACCCCAATTAATAATTTGATGGGGGAAACTGAAGTCGCTCTGTCCAGACAACGTACATTTTCAGAATATCAGCAAATACTCGAATCCAATATGGAGGAGCTTAATCGCATTAATCGAATGATAGAGGAGTTACTATTTCTCTCAAGAGCTGAGTCTCCAGAGACCAAGATACATTGTGAAAAGTTAGTACTTGTAAATGAACTGGAAACGATTCGAGTATTTTATGAAAGTTTAGCCAGCGATAAAAACATCAAAATTCGAATTTCTGGTAATGCTCAAATATACGCTGATCCTTTATTATTACGAAGAGCACTCAATAACCTTGTTGCTAATGCAATTCATTATACCGAAGGTGGTGGTGAGATTGTTTTGTTTGCCAAACACGTTGATGACTGTACCGAAGTATCTGTTTGTGATAATGGCATCGGTATAGAGGCCAAGGCTTTACCCAAAATATTTGATCGCTTTTATAGAGCAGACAAGGCGCGTACTAAAAATACCCAAGGCACTGGTCTGGGGTTAGCTCTTGTGAAGTCAATAATGGATCTGCATCAGGGTTTCGTCACTATTCATAGCAAAATGGGTAAAGGGACAACTGTCATTTTGCACTTTCCTGCCAGGCAGCCCACCCACTAA
- a CDS encoding MerR family transcriptional regulator, mercuric resistance operon regulatory protein, whose translation MNQGLKEDNLFRLSILAEKTGISVHCIRTYVDQGLIQVSDRTDGGLLLFNEIAVERLRFIKTAREAGVPLAKISGLLAASDSGNIEQTNTSMSELNQYIDDTRSKVSVFEQSLLTFKKVDNLIAR comes from the coding sequence GTGAACCAGGGACTTAAAGAAGATAATTTATTCAGGCTTTCCATATTAGCTGAAAAAACGGGTATCAGCGTACATTGCATTCGAACCTATGTGGATCAGGGTTTGATTCAGGTGAGTGATAGAACGGACGGCGGCTTGCTACTGTTTAATGAAATAGCGGTTGAACGTTTACGGTTTATTAAAACAGCGCGAGAGGCAGGCGTGCCCTTGGCGAAAATAAGCGGCTTATTGGCAGCCAGTGATAGTGGAAATATTGAACAAACTAATACCAGTATGTCTGAACTGAATCAATATATAGACGATACCCGTAGTAAAGTGAGTGTGTTTGAACAAAGCTTACTCACCTTCAAAAAAGTGGATAACTTGATAGCGAGGTAA
- a CDS encoding chaperone modulatory protein CbpM: MMSHQNITTVTHVIVEEQQAISLAELCRCCGLSAEHALGMIGYGVIEPLKHDQPQTQWRFSANSVLRVQTATRLQHDLGVNLAGAVLALELLDEIKDLRRQVQVLQRN, encoded by the coding sequence ATGATGAGTCATCAAAATATAACGACAGTCACCCATGTTATCGTAGAAGAGCAACAAGCCATTTCTTTAGCTGAGTTGTGTCGTTGCTGTGGTTTGTCAGCAGAACATGCGCTGGGTATGATTGGTTATGGCGTGATAGAGCCGCTAAAGCATGACCAGCCTCAAACTCAGTGGCGTTTCTCTGCAAATAGTGTCTTAAGGGTACAGACCGCCACCCGCTTGCAGCATGATCTTGGTGTTAATTTAGCCGGTGCTGTTCTGGCACTGGAATTACTTGATGAAATAAAAGATTTGCGTCGCCAGGTGCAGGTGCTGCAGCGCAATTAA